The Legionella cincinnatiensis genome includes a region encoding these proteins:
- a CDS encoding M15 family metallopeptidase, translating to MRFIYFLLIFIRSSAWFFAKTEKNTLFKSRIRPIPKKIQRQMCQFTWRKGCPVTMKNLAYVQLSYWGFDNKTHMGTLIINKELAHEIVAIFKVLFKHKFPIQSMQLMDVFQGDDNASMVANNTSAFNCRPVTNRPGEYSQHSYGRAIDINPLINPYIKGKTILPPQGIRYADRTQPAPGKITKDSLVYQQFIKHGWDWAGDWHDLQDYQHFEKRAHGEKRNPYGFKSFPIQ from the coding sequence ATGAGATTCATTTATTTTTTATTGATTTTTATTCGGTCATCAGCATGGTTTTTTGCTAAAACAGAGAAAAATACTTTATTTAAAAGCAGGATTCGTCCTATTCCCAAAAAAATTCAACGACAAATGTGCCAATTTACTTGGCGCAAAGGTTGTCCCGTAACCATGAAGAACTTAGCTTATGTCCAGCTTTCTTATTGGGGGTTTGATAATAAAACCCATATGGGGACTTTAATTATCAACAAAGAATTAGCACATGAGATAGTTGCTATTTTTAAAGTTCTATTTAAACATAAATTCCCTATTCAAAGCATGCAACTCATGGATGTATTTCAAGGAGATGATAATGCTTCGATGGTGGCAAATAATACTTCTGCATTTAATTGCCGGCCAGTCACGAATCGTCCGGGAGAATATTCTCAACACAGTTATGGTCGCGCAATTGATATTAATCCATTGATTAATCCTTACATAAAAGGCAAAACCATTCTCCCTCCCCAAGGCATACGTTATGCAGACCGCACCCAACCCGCTCCCGGAAAAATTACCAAAGATAGTTTAGTGTATCAGCAATTTATAAAACATGGATGGGATTGGGCTGGTGATTGGCATGACCTTCAAGATTATCAGCACTTTGAAAAAAGAGCTCATGGAGAGAAACGTAATCCATATGGATTTAAGTCATTTCCAATACAATGA
- a CDS encoding cytochrome P450 yields MNSNIGKKNFATKKVPYLEMSLRQKLQQLKKDNFDFLTSLHTVSGDIAQLKIGFQSIFFINHPEYARHVLHTHITNYPKDNFYQLAEHIIGQNILTTNNMAYWGERRKMIAGLFQPQSVSEMGSDIIAVIHEEIRSIKIGQNLCLNSLTTSLALKVITRLLFSTAISEQKINQLSELLTYFGDLLVKKRQPLSLSLPIRLNRNFHKAHRELKTLIKTIINTERNTMKPDLIMLLSKHRCPHTQAKLTEEELFSEAALMLFAGHETTANALNWLFITLSKYPDLRKNLRKEIHSVLKNKMLEVNDLEQMPLIKALVMEVLRLFPSFPAVPRYCLNDDVIDGYLIPAHSMIIVNIAMIHRHPEFWSNPEGFDPYRFIDHQLKHKYAFLPFINGPRVCIGNNLALLELQLMTVLFLQQFDFNLIAGQDVSSHYIISLRTQKDIIMNVIKAEM; encoded by the coding sequence ATGAATAGTAATATCGGAAAAAAGAACTTTGCAACCAAGAAAGTTCCTTATCTTGAGATGTCCTTGAGACAAAAATTACAACAACTCAAAAAGGATAATTTTGACTTTTTAACTAGTCTCCACACCGTATCCGGTGATATCGCTCAGCTTAAGATAGGTTTTCAGAGCATCTTCTTTATCAATCACCCAGAATATGCACGACATGTCCTTCATACCCATATCACAAACTATCCAAAAGACAATTTTTATCAATTAGCGGAACACATTATTGGACAAAATATTCTCACCACCAACAATATGGCGTATTGGGGAGAACGTCGAAAAATGATTGCTGGATTATTTCAACCTCAATCTGTATCAGAAATGGGGAGTGATATTATCGCAGTGATTCATGAAGAAATACGCTCCATTAAAATCGGTCAAAATTTATGCCTTAATTCGTTGACAACATCCCTTGCCCTAAAAGTCATTACCCGATTATTATTTAGTACCGCAATTAGTGAACAAAAAATCAATCAATTATCCGAATTATTAACTTATTTTGGCGATCTTTTGGTTAAAAAAAGGCAACCCTTGTCCTTATCATTACCTATTCGTCTTAACCGCAACTTTCATAAAGCTCATAGAGAGCTAAAGACCCTTATCAAAACCATTATCAATACAGAACGCAACACGATGAAACCCGATCTCATTATGCTGCTTTCAAAACATCGCTGTCCTCATACTCAAGCCAAACTCACTGAAGAGGAATTATTTTCAGAAGCAGCCTTAATGTTATTTGCCGGCCATGAAACGACGGCCAACGCACTAAACTGGCTGTTTATTACTTTATCTAAATACCCCGATCTGCGCAAAAATTTGCGCAAAGAAATACATTCCGTTCTTAAAAATAAAATGTTAGAGGTAAACGATTTAGAACAAATGCCATTAATAAAAGCTCTAGTTATGGAAGTATTAAGATTATTTCCGTCTTTTCCGGCTGTGCCAAGATATTGCCTCAACGACGATGTGATTGATGGATATTTAATCCCAGCTCATTCCATGATTATTGTTAATATTGCCATGATTCATCGACACCCAGAGTTTTGGTCTAACCCTGAAGGCTTTGATCCATATCGCTTTATTGATCATCAATTAAAACACAAATACGCTTTTTTACCCTTTATAAATGGCCCTAGAGTATGTATTGGTAACAATTTGGCATTATTGGAGTTACAGTTAATGACCGTACTTTTTTTGCAACAATTTGATTTTAATTTAATCGCGGGACAAGATGTAAGTTCCCATTACATCATTTCGTTACGCACTCAAAAAGACATTATCATGAATGTGATAAAAGCTGAGATGTAA
- a CDS encoding methyltransferase family protein, with translation MNQLSIIHHPYIYLAFISFHLFSGQGLTGMCYWLRFGKSPLICYQKKSHNRHHLISQWLILPVLIWFSCISLYALSQEFRSSCFNWPLSVISPLYGWGIAIIGLGGMLVCQYQMGEAFRVGQESKKEQSQNILKTKGCFKYSRNPIYFFSILYLIGVSLWSLIWPVWIALMTIIVLIHLLVLEEEHFLTQRFGDSYLIYKKSAPRYIGLIKT, from the coding sequence ATGAACCAGCTCTCAATAATTCATCATCCTTATATTTATTTAGCATTTATCAGTTTCCATTTATTCAGCGGACAAGGACTAACCGGTATGTGCTATTGGTTGCGCTTTGGTAAAAGCCCTCTTATCTGTTATCAGAAAAAAAGTCATAATCGACATCATTTAATTTCTCAATGGCTCATTTTGCCTGTACTTATATGGTTTAGTTGTATTAGTTTGTATGCTCTTTCGCAAGAATTTAGAAGCAGTTGCTTTAATTGGCCTTTATCGGTAATCAGCCCACTTTATGGCTGGGGTATTGCGATTATAGGGTTAGGTGGAATGCTCGTATGCCAATATCAAATGGGCGAAGCATTTCGTGTCGGCCAAGAATCAAAAAAAGAGCAATCGCAAAATATTTTGAAAACTAAAGGATGCTTTAAATATTCAAGAAACCCAATTTATTTTTTTTCGATACTGTACTTAATTGGCGTATCGCTTTGGAGCCTCATATGGCCAGTTTGGATTGCTTTAATGACGATCATCGTTCTGATTCATTTGTTGGTTTTGGAAGAAGAACATTTTTTAACACAACGTTTTGGCGATTCCTATTTAATTTATAAAAAATCGGCTCCACGTTATATTGGTTTAATCAAAACGTAA
- a CDS encoding fatty acid desaturase family protein gives MNNKRYPWGIPQAVLQRAHQKSSIYVITKLSLLFFIWCFLGFCILKTHSIGLKIILWLFLGYFINGLVQLVHDSWHHTLFSKRWQNRLIGHVLSFLFFVLYHPPRHGHLLHHRYNRTERDPDAYNTGTKSWDLVLLYYGVFLFGVPLAIIHFNVLYPLQFYKRHQLRKHFLQLSLLILAQILVWLLLVQKNLTNLAYQTWLIPVFFTSIWNGMKSVADHFQNDWQGGPLKTATTVTSNPLTTFFWNGLNYHLEHHLFPGVPGYNLPQLHPHLKELFQQNHSSLFSSYYKIWWHALIRGPEVVHREGKFNPFKFQNEN, from the coding sequence ATGAATAATAAAAGATATCCCTGGGGGATACCTCAAGCGGTGCTCCAAAGAGCCCATCAAAAATCAAGCATATACGTCATCACAAAACTCAGCCTCTTATTTTTTATCTGGTGCTTTTTAGGCTTTTGCATTCTAAAAACGCATTCTATAGGTTTAAAAATTATTCTGTGGCTTTTTTTAGGATATTTCATTAATGGATTAGTGCAATTAGTACATGACAGTTGGCACCATACTCTATTCTCTAAACGATGGCAAAATCGCCTGATTGGACATGTGCTGTCGTTTTTATTTTTTGTTTTATACCATCCTCCTAGACATGGGCACTTACTGCACCACCGTTACAATAGAACCGAACGAGACCCTGATGCTTATAATACAGGAACAAAAAGCTGGGACTTAGTGCTTTTGTATTATGGAGTCTTTTTATTTGGTGTTCCCTTAGCGATTATTCATTTTAATGTGCTTTATCCACTCCAATTTTATAAACGGCATCAATTACGAAAACATTTTCTTCAACTGAGCCTCTTGATATTAGCGCAAATCTTAGTATGGCTTCTTTTGGTTCAAAAAAATCTGACCAACTTAGCCTATCAAACATGGCTGATTCCTGTATTCTTTACTTCAATATGGAATGGAATGAAGTCTGTTGCAGACCATTTTCAAAATGATTGGCAAGGAGGTCCGCTAAAAACTGCCACCACGGTAACCAGTAACCCTCTCACTACCTTTTTCTGGAACGGATTAAATTATCATTTGGAACACCATTTATTTCCAGGAGTACCAGGGTATAATTTGCCGCAATTACATCCTCATCTCAAAGAATTATTCCAACAGAACCACTCTTCACTTTTTTCAAGTTATTACAAAATATGGTGGCATGCTTTAATTAGAGGTCCTGAAGTAGTTCATCGCGAAGGAAAATTCAACCCATTCAAATTTCAAAATGAGAATTAG
- a CDS encoding CapA family protein, whose product MTTRWYHSIRYEYQRWPLWRLDLDLAYILKSLDHKYHPNTLEDKNHFLAMHQWLKQHQWPTVSDEQAITLCAMGDMMWIRSGWLNALSAGVKQHLAHADLTLTNLETPIDPARKVPKWVYETFHYNAPKDYLTSWNVLPSHIQHVFSICNNHALDQKEEGLQATRNSILEQGTHFHCLGGVNQNEDAMLLTIKGIKIGFMASTFAINHLKTNQPPPKGVPIHLFGCPHREPDWVKIAEHIQKMKAQGAEFIIFSPHWGYEYEYWPDALQRTHALKLIELGVDLILGHSPHVVQPVEMVSINKMDVQCPLQVERPGAKGFGVIAWSLGNFLTIMPTLPCKTGVIFKLELVKKEQQILIKKIELTPVYTTKSVEAYWLDRQVVCLHELSGPQKALKTRIIRHCQHISPLMNLGDPQ is encoded by the coding sequence ATGACGACACGCTGGTACCATTCCATTCGTTATGAATATCAACGTTGGCCGTTATGGCGACTTGATTTAGATTTAGCCTATATTCTTAAAAGTTTGGATCATAAGTATCATCCAAATACCCTAGAAGACAAAAACCATTTTTTAGCGATGCATCAATGGCTAAAACAACATCAATGGCCCACTGTATCGGACGAACAAGCCATAACACTTTGTGCAATGGGAGATATGATGTGGATCCGTAGTGGTTGGCTCAATGCGTTATCCGCTGGAGTAAAACAACATTTAGCTCATGCAGATCTTACGCTTACAAATCTTGAAACCCCAATCGATCCTGCACGTAAAGTACCTAAGTGGGTTTATGAAACTTTTCACTATAATGCACCTAAGGATTATTTAACGAGCTGGAATGTTTTACCTTCCCACATCCAACATGTATTCTCTATTTGTAATAACCATGCACTTGATCAAAAAGAAGAAGGTCTTCAAGCCACACGAAACTCAATACTGGAACAAGGAACTCATTTCCATTGTCTTGGGGGAGTGAATCAAAATGAAGACGCTATGCTTCTCACTATCAAAGGAATAAAAATTGGTTTTATGGCGTCCACTTTCGCAATTAATCATTTAAAAACAAATCAACCCCCACCTAAAGGGGTTCCAATTCATTTATTTGGCTGTCCTCATAGAGAACCGGATTGGGTTAAAATTGCTGAACACATTCAAAAGATGAAAGCTCAAGGGGCTGAGTTTATTATTTTTTCACCTCATTGGGGCTATGAATATGAATATTGGCCTGATGCATTGCAAAGAACACATGCGTTGAAACTCATTGAACTTGGTGTTGATTTAATTTTGGGCCATTCACCCCATGTAGTACAACCGGTAGAAATGGTTTCTATCAACAAAATGGATGTCCAATGCCCTCTACAAGTAGAACGTCCCGGCGCTAAGGGATTTGGGGTTATTGCTTGGTCTTTAGGGAATTTTTTAACAATTATGCCAACTTTACCTTGTAAAACTGGCGTTATTTTTAAACTTGAGTTGGTCAAAAAAGAGCAACAAATTTTGATTAAAAAAATTGAGTTAACCCCAGTCTATACTACAAAATCAGTAGAAGCATATTGGCTGGATAGACAAGTAGTATGTCTTCATGAATTATCTGGCCCTCAAAAAGCACTTAAAACCCGAATAATACGTCATTGCCAACACATTAGCCCCTTAATGAATTTAGGAGATCCTCAATGA
- a CDS encoding iron-containing redox enzyme family protein has product MNKSQSQTINLLDTYCQNMADSVILLLDKIDLNKYLNFLEMMYHYTRDSGKRLQHAAEQAQDEEIKKVFAELAREEQYHYRLAEGDLQTFGKQPVPEAPSVVLEFDQFWMNISSEEEYQYVGALYVLENVARLLKTSVMPHFVRLNIGPEQGKFILTHLVADDDHGDQLRLLCHNNADIAKHQIEMGAQKASTFWIKIHHESLN; this is encoded by the coding sequence ATGAATAAATCCCAAAGTCAAACCATAAATTTACTAGATACTTACTGTCAAAATATGGCAGACAGCGTTATTCTTCTATTAGATAAAATTGATCTTAATAAGTATCTGAATTTTCTTGAAATGATGTACCACTACACTCGAGACAGTGGAAAAAGACTCCAGCATGCAGCAGAGCAAGCCCAGGATGAAGAAATAAAAAAAGTATTTGCTGAATTGGCACGAGAAGAACAATATCATTATCGTCTCGCTGAAGGAGATTTACAAACTTTTGGTAAACAACCTGTGCCTGAAGCTCCATCTGTTGTTTTAGAGTTTGATCAGTTTTGGATGAATATTTCTTCAGAAGAAGAATATCAATATGTCGGCGCACTATATGTGCTGGAAAATGTAGCTCGCCTGTTAAAAACTAGTGTTATGCCTCATTTTGTGCGCTTAAATATCGGGCCAGAGCAAGGTAAATTTATACTGACCCATTTAGTTGCTGATGACGATCATGGCGATCAATTACGTCTTTTATGTCACAATAATGCTGACATAGCGAAACATCAAATTGAGATGGGCGCTCAAAAAGCCAGTACTTTTTGGATTAAAATCCATCACGAGTCTTTAAATTAA